One Dysidea avara chromosome 8, odDysAvar1.4, whole genome shotgun sequence genomic window, gatattatcatgatatttaTATGCACATTAGAAAAACTGTATGCAATATACGTATGTACAAGTTTTACTATGGCTGTATCCATAAGCACTGCATGTTGTTACATTTATAAGACAGTTTTATTGGTGGTATTGTATTTTGTAAGCAATACATCACGATACATCGTGAACTCgatatatcatgataatatGTATAAATAGCCTTGATACATGTACAGTTATCATCCATGCTTTTATCGTGATAGCAACGATATATCATTACATTGCCCAACCTTAACTGTGACTATGTAAAATTTCAAGTTAACCTTCATGACATGTTTCAGACATATAAACAGTGTTACTATAGTCAGCACATTGACCCATCCATATTGATAGTTCCAATCTGTACGTTGAATGCTGACAAACTATTGGCCAATTTGTGTATAGTAAGTGGCCCCTATAGTTTCAATGTTTAGACTGTCAGCTTAATAAACTGGCTTGACAGCAGTTACATGAAATTCCCTTCCCACAAACTATTAACAGTATGAGCTGTCATAGCAACAGTCACTGTCAATATGGATCTGCTAGCCAGTGTGAATAAAAATTTGTCCACAAACTATTTCCCTTTCACAATACAAGATATTACTATGATATGAATCAGTTGACAAGAGATGACTTAATGGGTGTACCCCTaaggggtgtatccattcactggactggattactggactgctcacataaaatttgcttaGACATATTTTTTCCACAAACACCTTTTTTAACTACTAAAAGTGATTACATACCACACATGGGGCTAGGGCTCTCCATGTCTTGTCATATTAAAGTATATCTTTTAAAATGTACTTATTAAGGCTGTACAGCACAAGTGTGCCATGCTGAAGGTAGGATGTCtttttaaagatgttatatttaGTATGTTTGGAAAAGTGTTCATAGTTTTGGTGGTCTATTTAATGGTATATAACTTTAATTTGAACTCTTGTTGCACTCACTGTATATATATTTCAAATATGTGTAATcttaccttcctgtttgaaagtgtgcaCATTAGGAAGCTTAAATGTAACACTGCGTACTcgttgctatttacaaacattataaaccaaagagcCGGCAAAGCTAGAGTGAATGCGTAGGCTATAGGTGATTTCTATGTTACATAATGTAATTGCATGGTGTAAAATGTATATAtggtgtgctattttacaaaagaaggtTAGAAtgttatttttttgttttaacAGTGCTTGAAACATCACTAGCAGTAGACAAATTATTTTTGATAACGAACTGCACTAGATTTTAGTgcagtttttttttgtgatcaatgtacaagttttatgtcTCGTGGTGAATGGTGTCAGTTTCTAAGACACTTTTTAGTTAAGTCTGGTGATAAAAtgtaagaaaacaaaaaaataaacttcagtccagtaatccagtccagtgaatggatacaccaaTGATGTAATTGTACTTTAAGCACTTGTGTGGGTGAAGATCAAACGataagagtgctattattttCATAAAGCACCTACATACAGAAAATACAACACTGTTGAGCACATGCATAACATTTTAAATTGTCAAAAGCAGCCAAAACGATACTATCTGTTTATTTTATGACAAAACTTGTGATATATAGACGCTTGCCAATTATCTGATGTGACATGGtcgtagctacaaatgaaatgAACACTCTGAACGAAGACAACCAGAAAacactttaaaccagttaaagcattgccacgCTCATCTCTCTCCCACACCCTCATGCCATATTAATCACGACGGTGCTTTAactaataattatgtagatgaTGGTGGAATCATCAGTTGTAAAAATAACTTTTGTGCAAAGTGTTTGTGTGGGTGGGGGGTGTCAGTGTCGTTGTCTAGTATATCTTTGAGTTTGCTTGCTGTAGTTACATTTTCTTCAAGACAGTATTGATACATGTATGGAATGTGTGCTAAAATCATTCATTGCATATGACAGATAACATATTTATGATACTACAAGTATTATCTGTCTATAATGAATATTGCCCTGGCTTGTACACCATGACATAAACACCATACGATAAACTGTTGGCAGTCCTCTTAATGTCTGGGCTACTGTATGTGTTCAGGACTGACTAACATACAGACATGTTATTATACAGGGTGAAAAGTATTTGATATTAAAGCCACACCTCCAACAAGAAATGGGTGTTACATCTGGCACAAAACCGCCCCCTCTACCACCAGTAGAACCATCCGACAGCTCTGATGGAGGTATCCTCAGTGCTCTTAGTCCAATGTTGTTCAATCAGCCAACCCCACTTCAACAACAACCTCCCACACCAAGGGAGATGCCTCCACCAAAAGAACATTCTTACCCTCCACCTTCTAGTCAAGAACCACGTTCACCTCTTCAATCTATCCAGCAATACCCTGCACTGTCTGTTACTCCGCCATCTACTAGTTCTTTACCACGTGCTCATAGTAAGTTAATACAATTTGTTAATTAGGATTTGTATAATAGTAGTATTGTACACATTCCAATTACGCATACAATCACTATATTCATGATGTTCTCATGGttacagatcatcctgtagacacAAGGAATGTTCCAAAGCAGGGCTCAGCCCCTCCTCCTCCCACCGCACGGGATAGTACGACTGCCAGTGAAAAAGCTGACATTAAAAAGATGTCAGCATCCACTGACTCCCTTGAGAAGTCTGGCGGGCTACAATCATCTGTTACCAAACGAATAAAAGGTCAGCACCATCCATTTCATAAGGATACCTGCCTGACTGATTATTGTATCACAGCTGCAAACAGCATGGCACGACGCAGTGGCTCATTCAACTATGCAGATTATCGTAATTCAGCAGCTGGCCGTCCACCTGTTGCCCCTCCAAGTGGCAGGAACAGTCCTCGTGGTAAGGGACGCATCAACATTCCTGCTGGCCCTGGATTTGATGAACGTAGAAGTGGTAAGACCTCGGTAGAGTGAGAAGCTTACAGATACCTTATTCCTGTGCCTGTAGTATTTGAGAACCAAACTAGACGTATTACACTGACTCCACAACAAAGAAGAAAGGTAACAGCTAGTCCTTGACACTGCTATGGACATTTCACTCTTGCAGGCTGGGCAGAGCCTTCAGCTAAGCATCAAAAATTTTGGTGGATCAAAGGACTCTAATTTAGCAGTagtgggaactgaggtatagtGACATGTTATGATGTAATATGACATCATTGTAATGTTGTTAGGGAACCAACTATGAGTGGGACGATACATCATGTAAGGActactggaacctgttaatgtggacactggAGGATACCTAGACTCCTCTTAGTTAAGGTCCCCTTAGGCTGTCCACATTATACAGGTTCCACATTATAACCCTACAATGATACTGTGTGCTTGTAGCCATCAACACATCAGGATCAGCAATGGAGTACGAGGGTCTTGATCCAACCGAACATGAATGGATCAATGCATCAACAGATGCCGATGTTGACACCATCCATCGTCTGTTGATGGTTGACCCAACCCTAGTCAACAGAAAGGTAATTAACTGATCTAATTGCTAGTTTTGGAGGGATTTCAACCTTCTGGTGGGCCTTAGTGGGATAATTATCATGTGTTGTACAGGACATGCCAGGTCTTTTTGAGTTTCAGTATTTACATTCTCACTTCCCGACCCTGCTATACAGGCTTCCAGCTTTCTTAGGGGACCATagtaacaagagttaataatataggaGATTGTTAACTAGTGCACatattgagctgagccctcaaaaacatttaataactcatggatgggattacacaagttcttgaaatttggagtactgcttgacccactaaaatatttcaaaatcttgtatCAAGTGTCCACTGTGTGGAAGCCATAAATTGCATAGCCTACAACTTGTAGCACAGCCAAACCACACATCTGctcttgacacctttactgtcacTACTAATCTGGTGCTACGTAATTTCTGCTGAGAGAAAAAAATATCCACTTCACTTTTTTAACTGAGTTCTCAGAGCTCAGCTCATTGTGTACAGATGTGATTCAGATTTGATATTTACTGTTGTAGGATTTCTTCATGGTGAGTGTTATTATGAGTGACAATTTATTGACTACTCTCTTTCTTTGATTTCTGAACTGTTGCTATGGTGACTACACACAGGGGGTAAGTGTATATTGTGTTATGTGTGCTCACAACAAGTTGTTATTTCTTTCATCGTTTACTGTGGACATGGACCAATAGTATGTAAGTTGATATGTGTAAACATGTGGTATTGTGTGTAGTGGACCATTGTATGGGGTATTTGAGACTTAATTGTGAGTGACCACTTTCCTACAGTACATTTCACAACTTGTGTTATGATTTCAATATGATTAAGAttgtactgtatacataacaAATTTTTTGAGGTAGGTAATATTCGCAGATAgacaaatttcaggattttcgcAGTTTTATTTTTGAGGATCACATGTCTTTTGTTGAGGATCACATGTCTTTCGTTGAGGATCACATGTCTTTTGTTGAGGATCACATGACTTTCACTGAGGTTATACTATTAGAAGCATAGAGATAATCGCTAACTTTTGAGTGTGATAATTTCGCAGAAAATCAAGCAACCATGAAATCCATGAAAAATACATCCCTCGAAAATTTATACATGTACGGTAGTTGTGCATTGTGAAAATTGCATTCTCTTGAATTAAAACTGATCATCTTTTGTTTATAAGAAGATGCAGTTTACCAAGATATCTTGTTGTGGTGTTGCCCAATTGCTACAATATTGTGTTGCTAGAAATTTACTAGTAAACGTAGTGATGGAAGATGGCCCCTATAATTGTTAATAGAATTAGTATGTAGTGTACAGCCCAAGTGTGCTTGAGAGGCATAGGCGTAAACTGGACTGTGACATACGTACATTGCCATATATAGAATTTAATATCAAATATATTGTGAGCTGCTGGTACTACACTATGGGTGTGTTGTTCATCATTATCATTACAGACGGCAGTACACTGGGCAGCATTGCATGGTCGTGTGGACATGGTCACTGGACTGATGATCAATGGAGCATTACTGGATATCAAATCTGTGAGTAATCTGTGTGATATGTTCTAGTTTTCTGTACATAGATAGAAACTACAGTACATTGATTTCCCTTCAGTTGTTGTCCAGTCAACAATATTAAAATATTCCATTTGTACTAAACTCCTTATTCTCCTCCATAACTACACAAATATGTATATAGCTCTATACAGTGTTGTTAGTTGTGTTGTCATATTCTCTCTCTATGTGTTGCCATGACGATGACAGAATGTGAGTTTGTACTATTGTGTGCATGTTGTAATGATATGTGTCTGCTTTTGTTATCGACTTGTAACATCATGACATCACTATGACATTGTCATCACTAGGGGGTGAGTTTGTATGTACTATACACAAGGTAAaaatgttgtcatggtaacttACCATATAAGGGATACACTCCACTGCACCTTGCCGCACAGCGAGGTCATGATCATGTGATCGAGTGTTTAGTGAAGGATCACGGTAATGGGTGGatttaataaaatatttataaTTGATGTGAATTCACAATTCTCAGGAGCTCGGACAGACATTCGGGAGAATAGTGGCCGACTGCCAATTGACATGCTCAAACTAACAGCTTCAGAGGATTCAAGACGTATGTGTGATGTAATGTTTCATGTGTTAAATGGAATATGTTAATTGGTGCAGGCATTCTGGAGACTGGATTGAAGGATTATGGCCTACGTCGTAAACCAGTTGCTGAAGGTAAGTAGTTTAAAAATTACTCTCTTAATACAGTACACTCTCTGATTAAGGACACAGTAGAAAATACCCAGTAGTCTGGCTACAGTTTTAACTCCAAACTCCAGTGGAGGTTGATCATGTGCCACCACTCACCACACGACCTCAAAGAAATGTTGAACTGTGTTTTGAACTACGTATTTCAACATTGATAAGTATATCCATACCAGTGTGTCCTAGGGAATTTGCGAGCCTCAGTGCACTACTTTTCCTAACACAATGTCCGGTTCTGTTGTATTTTATCAGCAAAAAAGCACACGTCCTGTTGCTTCCATCTAGTAAATGTATGTGATActgtttatgttttgtgtgaGGCTACAGTGTACATGCAATTTATGCCTCTAGGAAGTTTATAACATGTACtctgtttgtgtgtatgcaGGCACATTGTTTAATCAGAACAGTCATATGGTGAAGAACTGGTTGTTAACGGGTAAATGTTGTTTGTTCCCCTGTTACAGCAAGGAGGATAAGTGGGGCTAGGAAAGGTTCAGCACAAGGAGGGGGGCAGCTGGCAGGTGCTAAGATGTGGAGCTCCATGGGTGACATGTTGGAGGGAGAGGATGAGACAGATGACAAGAAGAAGGTAAACTTACATAGTGGCCGTTTCATTAAtaaggtcccaaacatagctaaggtgtacttcatgacctcattaataatacCACCTGACCAAGCCAAGGTTGTCTATTAATATACTTTCTTGTCATTGTCTCGGTAGAAGAAAGTTCGTAACACAAGTATTTTGAGACGGTTTAGCATGAGGAAGGAAAAAAGAAAAGCTTATTTGTCAGAAATATACGAGTCTGGAGACCAAACCGACAGGTGAGACACAAAGCACCTACATGTTGTCTTCATTAATGTGTTGTCGTAGTCCGTCTCTCGACCGGAGGAAACAGAATCGGAACAGAGTACAGTCAGAAATGATCTCTTATGCTGTGTAACATGTTATCATTATACAGAATATATTATTATcttttgtatattattattattatttcttcaATTGGTTACTGATTTCACAGTGTATGTGTACACCTCCATTGGTTACTGGTACTACAAGTGTGTATGTGCTACTGGTATACAGTCCTATGCAGAGTACAATGAGTGACCTTATTACCCAGGTGTACGTAACTACATGAATCACTTTTAGACTGCACTACAATGGCTAATTTTGGTATTTCTTAAAGCAGCAGACAGTTACAAGAATAACGTAACTAAGGAGAAGTGTCCTTGTAGCTGTTTGTAATATGATAGCAATACCAAATTCAGCACAAACTACCTGAACATGTATTAGGATAGCACACAACCACCTGCCAGTGGGGCTGTGTTCATACTTGAAATGTAcctagtcttgtgtggccagaccaccaTACAAGTCTGGCTATGTGAGACTAAGGTGTACACTAGCTGCGAATGAGACATCATCAgtggggtgtatccattcactggactggactactggactcgcATAAACTTCGCTCTAACACATGTTTTGACCACAAACACCTCttaagcacaagtgctgaaggtctgtaggacacctggtattacagcctgtttaaagatgtgtgTTTGAAAAAGGTACTAGTTTTGGtgggggtgtaactaatcactggactggactactggactggactactggactggactactggactgacatacttttggtttttacacattctgagattggttttattgagtctagCTAGCCAAGGGTCTTCAAAAAACTTGCAGCCTGCTAcaggagtaagcaaaaactgacttctcactacttgttgtgttctacagcatttatacacttcttagtattgtgttttggagattgtaatacCTAGCAgtagctaaccaaaaatcattttactatatttgtgctCCCTATCttacactgtatccttgaactaaatagctcagacccctgggacacaacctatccttcctaagataatctattgtagctaaatttgttcctacatgtaatatacaaactcattacacaactgtagagttttttctgctatcatgattagttcttacatgtgctggttggcgtactataatatgtgaccaaatttattagcattgtacaagcttgctactatctccaaTTGGTTAACTATAACTAGCATATTCCCTGTAGCATACTGATAAGTAGTAtaggtgtatgtactgtagaagaacataataaatagaagtgaaatcactagaagtcagtttttgcttactcccactcctcatactcatcattttagtaacagactgcaagttttctgaaggcccttggtTAGCAGgaatcaataaaaccaacctcagaatgtgtaaaaacccaaaatatgtcagtccagtagtccattccaatgttccagtccagtaatccagtccagtgattagttacacccgttTTGGTGGTTTATAACTGGTTTAAACTCTTGTTACAGTTACCGTATTTTTTgcttcctgtttgaaagtgtgcaCAATTCTTTGTAACACTACCCACTCATTGCTATTTACAAACAAACCAAAGAGCTAGAGTGAATGTGCAGACTGTTGAAAGGCTACAGGAGATTTCTATGTTACATAACATAATTGCATGgtaaaattattattgtgtgctattttacaatGCTATAGAAAAGACAGACAGATGCGTTAGTAGTGTTaacagtgcttgaaacattgctagcagtaggcaaattATTTTGATAACAAACTGCACTAAGGTTTTAGTGATCAAAGTACAAGTTTTAGTACATGTTTTGTTGGTGAATGGTATCAAATTCTAACACTTTTTGTGGTTAAGTCTGGTGATAAATGataaaataacaaaaaaaacttgagTCCAGTGTGCACCCATCATCACTGTATAAAACACAATATACAGGAGCACACACACGGGTTGGCTATGCAGATCCATAGGCTTTGATGGTGCATACAACCAttataaattaaaaatcacaatATACACAATTCAGTGCTATAAGTTGGCTAGTCTATCCATAGTGTCCTGTATGTCAGTATGTTGTGTGGGGGCGTGGGCCTGCTGACATCACGTGACAATGGCTTCTTTTACGTTACAATATAATCACCTTATTAACACGAGGTGTGCtagttgattggtgttgattaTGGAGATGTACGAACTGATCATCAAGAAGATCCTGACCATGGCGCAGTGCCTGTCTCTGTACAACATCGCCGCAATTATCACGTGTTCACACGTGTGTGTACTTACCGATTTAGCGTTCTTCACTGTAGTCGGTTTACTTTTCTTATTAGATGACTTGTGTTTGACTTTGAACACTTCATCAGTTGTACTGCTAGTCTGCTCCGCTACACGTTTCTTTCTCTTACCCATTATCACCACCAAAACaaagtaattgtgggttttaatttttagctacaGAATGAAGGTGCTAATAGGTGAGGTGTCCTTACAACACAACATTTATTAACTATTTAAAACTCCACAGGAGGCGGTACTGGTTTTATTGGTCGTGCTATCACTAGGACATTAAAGGATAGCGGCTGGGACGTGTGGAATATTTCTCGTAGTAGAGGTGGCGCCAACACTATCAGCTGGGTAGCCAAGGTGTGTGTTTAATACCTCCCCTAATGGTGTGCGTTATTAGGGAGATGTGGAGAAGAATGGAATACCAGAATGTGATGCAGTTATTAACCTGTCTGGGGAAAATGCTTTCACTCCCTTTAGAAGTTGAGTAGATGTCTGTTCTGTATGTGAGTGTTAGTATGATATGTTATGTACAATGAAAAATTTCATTTGGCCTTCAAATGTTTCAATTCAAAATTGCAAAAGTGATGACTTctccataattattttactcGGAAAGCCACGATAAACCTTGCTTGTCACGTGATCATCGTTATAAGTTATGCAGAACATTAATTTTGGCAGCCATCTGATCACTGATACTTCACGGAGTGACCTAGTCTCGCCCCCATACCACGAAGGTCACAATACAAACTTTTGGCAGTGACGTATATGACTGAGGAATTCATCAGTCGCCGATCAGATTTGAGAACACCTCTGACGTCAGTTGTTTCTTAGGCTTTACACACTGTGACCATGACAGCACTCGGAAGTTGTGGACGAAATAGTTGAATTCACATGCGTAGTTTGCGTAATGCGTGACGTCATATAAATGTTGTAAAGCTTCACGTAGTAGCCACTACTTTCTATTgcgtgtcaccagacccttgtgtTCTGGGGGAAGGACTAGGAGTGACCGACCCCTtagttgtgtatatgtgtagtcACAGTTGAACATCCTTTAGTAAACTCTTTTGTCCCATCAAGTATTATGGCTCCATATATTTTTGCTGCTTTAGGAGGGAATCTTGATGTTACAAAAGTCATaaatatacagacaagtaccaGGGATTGGAATCATTGGGTTATTCGTGTTTGTTACCGGAAGTAGCAATATCTTCGAATTTATCACACAGAAAACTAGTTCTACTCTTGTGAGTACTTcctaaaacattaataattagTTGGCTATACGCATCAGCCAGCCGGATTGAGAGACACACCTACAAACCAGGCCCTACCACTAATTAACCACCCTCTTTCGCGAGGAAGGCTTACCAACAACTAAACAAACACTCTCATGTATTGACATTTTACAGAAACATATTGTGAATGACGCATTTCACTCTCCCGCCTTTTCGAAGCAGGTAACAACGATCCGGCGAACTCGTTTGTATTGAGGTTAATGGGCTCATGTGAGGTGATTCCAATCCcaggtacttgtctgtatatctatgcaAAAGTGGACCATATATTCTTGGTCCTTTATTAAGAGATCCCACCATAGTCTAAACATTTGACTATTGATAATACTACAGGTGGGACGACCAGTACAGGAATGTTGTCATACAGTCCAGGATGAACACTACCCGTCTCCTTGCTGACAGTATAGCAGCATCATCACGACCTCCTAAAGCATGGGTAGCCACATCAGCTGAAGGTGAGACGCATTAATATGACCTGTCCTTTACTAAATGACATGTAGGGTACTATCCAGTCAGTAGGGATCAAGAGTTCACTGAGTATAGTGAGGTTGACTGTAGTAACTTGAAGGATGACTTCTTCAGACAGTTATGTGTACAATGGGAGGATAGTGGGAGACTACCTGGGGACTGTCCCACCAGACACAGCATCATTAGAGTAGGGTTGGTACTGGGGAG contains:
- the LOC136265194 gene encoding uncharacterized protein, with amino-acid sequence MLKLTASEDSRRILETGLKDYGLRRKPVAEARRISGARKGSAQGGGQLAGAKMWSSMGDMLEGEDETDDKKKKKVRNTSILRRFSMRKEKRKAYLSEIYESGDQTDSPSLDRRKQNRNRVQSEMISYAV
- the LOC136263019 gene encoding epimerase family protein SDR39U1-like, which codes for MKVLIGGGTGFIGRAITRTLKDSGWDVWNISRSRGGANTISWGDVEKNGIPECDAVINLSGENAFTPFRRWDDQYRNVVIQSRMNTTRLLADSIAASSRPPKAWVATSAEGYYPVSRDQEFTEYSEVDCSNLKDDFFRQLCVQWEDSGRLPGDCPTRHSIIRVGLVLGRDGGILNQLWYQYKMGMGGPVGGGDYHFCWIHIQDMARMYQFAIECDNVSGVLNGTAPGCVLQREFAQALGAAMYRPALLPTPGLVMKLLLGSERGEYVLKGKQVLPQRVQDLGFKFNYPDITSCLTDLVK
- the LOC136265191 gene encoding ankyrin repeat domain-containing protein SOWAHA-like, whose product is MAQPLVTVETVRDYIASRGGVVKNVELVRHFRLFLQQEDPERKALARSLFKDYVNDIAAIKLENGEKYLILKPHLQQEMGVTSGTKPPPLPPVEPSDSSDGGILSALSPMLFNQPTPLQQQPPTPREMPPPKEHSYPPPSSQEPRSPLQSIQQYPALSVTPPSTSSLPRAHNHPVDTRNVPKQGSAPPPPTARDSTTASEKADIKKMSASTDSLEKSGGLQSSVTKRIKAANSMARRSGSFNYADYRNSAAGRPPVAPPSGRNSPRGKGRINIPAGPGFDERRSVFENQTRRITLTPQQRRKAGQSLQLSIKNFGGSKDSNLAVVGTEGTNYEWDDTSSINTSGSAMEYEGLDPTEHEWINASTDADVDTIHRLLMVDPTLVNRKDFFMGVSVYCVMCAHNKLLFLSSFTVDMDQ